CTTCATGCACTTCGATCCGCTTGTCATAGTCCTCGCCTTCGGGTGCGGTTACCTTGTCAGCCGCCTGGGTCTTCCCCCCCTGGTGGGATATCTGCTGGCCGGATTCGCCCTGTCCACCCAGGGATACGCTTCCGGCCCCGCCATTCAGGGCATCGCCGAGATAGGCGTAACCATCCTGCTTTTTACCATCGGCCTCAAACTGCGCATCAGGAGCCTGTTACGGCCCGAGGTATGGGCCGGGGCCTCCCTGCACATGCTCCTGACCGTGGCCCTGTTTTCGGCCGGACTCATGGGGCTGACCGCCGCCGGATTCTCCTTCTTCTCGGACCTTGACCTGAACACCGCACTGCTGATCGCTTTTGCCCTGAGCTTCTCATCCACGGTCTTTGCCGTGAAGATCCTGGAAGAGAGCGGGCGCTCCTCTTCCCTCAACGGACGCACGGCCATCGGCGTGCTCATCATCCAGGATATCTTCGCGGTCCTGTTCCTGGCCTTTTCCACCGGCAAACTGCCCACGGCATGGGCTCTGGCGGTCCTCGGCTCCCTGCCTGTTGCCCGATGGCTGTTCATGCGCATCCTGAATCGCATCGGCCACGGCGAACTCCAGGTCCTCTTCGGGTTCTTCCTGGCCTTTGTGGCCGGGGCATGGGCCTTTGACCTGGTGGGCCTGAAGGCGGACCTGGGCGCCCTGATAATGGGCATGCTGCTCGCCCCCCACGCACGGGCCAATGACCTGGCGAAATCCCTTTACTCCATCAAGGATTTCCTGCTGGTCGGTTTTTTCCTGGAGATCGGGCTTGCCGGCCTGCCGAGCATGGAAACATTGAACGCGGCCCTACTGTTGACCCTGGCCCTGCCGGTCAAGGTGACGCTCTTCTTCCTCCTGTTCACCCGCTTCCGCCTCAAGGCCAGAACCAGTCTCATAACCTCCCTGAACCTGGCCAACTACAGCGAGTTCGGGCTCATCGTGGGCGGACTGGCTGCGGCCAACGGATGGCTCAGCCGCGAATGGTTGCTGGCCATGGCCATTGCACTGTCCATCTCATTCATCCTGGCCTCGCCCCTGAACAGGACGGCGGACTCCCTGTTTGAAGCGATACACGACATCCTGGAACGGTTCGAGACGGTGGAGCGCCACCCGGACGAAGAACCCTTCCAGGCCGGAACCTGGCAAATCGCCATTCTGGGCATGGGCCGGGTGGGGATGGGAGCCTACGACTACTTCACTGACAAGTTCGGTCCGGTAGTGCTCGGCATTGACCAAAACGCCTACACCGTGGACAGCCAGCTTGAGCAGGGACGGCAACTGCTGCTGGCCGATGTCACGGACCCGGATTTCTGGCGCAAGCTGCCGCCCGAACTGCCCGAACTGAAGCTCTATGTCCTGACCATGCCCAAGCTCGAATCTCAGCTTTACGTCATAAAGAAACTCAAGGAGCGCGGCTTTCAGGGCAATATCGCCGCCATGGCCCAATACGACGACGAATTGACCCTGCTCCGCGAAGCGGGCGTGCATACCGCATTCAACGTCTTTGCCGAAGCGGGCGTCGGTCTCGGGTCGCACATTTGCAGAGAGGCCCAATCACTGCAGATCAAGCCGGTGGGAAAGGACGAGGCCTGACCGTCCCCTTGACTGTGCAGAAAGTGCAGACGATTGACCTCCCACTCGGCTTCGGCTAGGGAGCACCCAAACCAGACAGGTGCTTCGTGAAAAAACCAACTCCCGCCCGCTTCCGCATGGCCATCCAGGCCGCGTTCACGCTGTTTTGCGTTTACACGGGCTTTCGTTTCGTGCTCTTCCTCAACTGGGTCGCGGGCAAATCCGACACGTTCGCGGCCAAGCCCGGCGCGGTCGAGGGATTCCTGCCCATCAGCGGGCTGCTCGGCCTGCGAAAACTGCTGGACACAGGGCAATGGGACGACGTTCATCCGGCAGGACTGTCCATATTCGTGGCCGTCCTGATCATGGCCTTCCTGTTCCGCAAGGGCTTCTGCGGCTACATCTGTCCGGTGGGCTTTCTGTCTGGACTGCTGGAACGGGCCGGACAGCGGCTGGGCCTGGCGGTCATCCCGCCAAGATGGCTCGACCTGCCCCTGACCGGATTGAAATACCTGCTGCTCGGCGGTTTCCTGTTGGCCGTATTCAGCATGGACGCCCGCTCCCTGGAATCCTTCATTGCCAGCCCGTTCAACATGGCCTCGGACGCCAGGATGCTCGCGTTCTTCACCAGCCCGTCCGCCCTTTCCCTGACCGTCATCGCCGGTCTGGCAGGGGCAAGCCTGATCGTGCGCAACTTCTGGTGCCGGTATCTCTGTCCCTACGGAGCACTGCTCGGACTGCTGGCCTTGACCGGACCGACACACATCCGGCGCGACGCCGAAACCTGCATCGGCTGCGGCAGGTGTTCGGCGCGGTGCCCGTCCGGCATCGAGGTGGAGAAAAAAGTGCTGGTCAGGTCGCCTGAATGTATCGGCTGCGCCGAATGCGTCGGCTCATGCCCGGTCCAAGGATGTCTGTCCTTCACCGTGCCGGGCCGCAGAACTGTCCCATGGCAGATAGTGGGCATCGGGACCGTGTTGGTGCTGCTGCTCGTCTGGGCATGGGCCGAGAGCACGGGCCATTGGGACAGCCAGGTGCCGCCCGCCATGCTCAAACGAATCTATTTAATGGCCCTCGGCCCCATGTAGACGGGGTCAGGACCGAATCATTCCGCGCATTGAACGCAGAACTGCGTCTCGGGCATGGCCTGAAGCCGGGCCATGGGAATGGGGTCGCCGCAGTCGATGCACAGACCGAAATCCTCGTCCTCATCCACCCTTTTGAGGGCATCCTGAAGCCGGACCAGCCGCACCTTGGACTTGGACAGCTGCGCCTCGGACACGGACTGGTTGACGATGTTGTCCATGCGGGAAATCCGGCCGATGGCATTGTCCGGGGCCACGGGCTTGACCAGCTCCTTGAGCCGGGGAATCTCCGCTTTGAGCGCCGCTATTTCCTCCCGGGCATACACCTTGAATTCCCGCTTCTGGCTTTCGGTCATGTCAACCTCCCCAGACGATGCATGGCGTCTTCGAGAATGTCCATTTCCTTGGCAAAACAGAACCGGACCAGGGTTTCCCCCACCGGGCCGGAATAGAAGGCCGAGCCGGGAACGCAGGCCACACCCGTCTTTTCCAGCAGATACAGGGCGCGCTCCTTGGCGGTGGAACCGGGCAGTCCGGTCACGTCGGCCAGGGTGTAGTACGCGCCCCTGGGCACATGCGGGGTCAGGCCGATGTCGCGCAGGGTGCCGCAGAAACGGTCCCGCTTCATCTGATGGTCGTCGGACACGCCCTGATAATACTCCGCCCCCAGTTCCTCCAACCCCTTGGCCGCACCTATCTGGAGCGGGGCCGGAGCGCACACGTAGACCAGATCGTTGAAATGGCCTATGGGCAGCGCCCATTCGGGATCGCATATTGCGTAACCCAGTCTCCAGCCCGTGATGGAGAACACCTTGGACAGGCCGGAGATGGTGATGGTTCGTCTGGCCATGCCGGGCAGGGTTGCCGGTGAAACGTGTTTGAGACCGTCAAAAACGAAATGCTCGTAAATCTCGTCGGTGAACACGAAAAGGTCGTGGGCCTGGGCAAAATCCGCGATCAACTCCAGCTCGGCCCGGTCGAACACCTTTCCCGCCGGATTGGACGGCGTGTTCAGGATCAGGGCACGGGTCCTGGCGGTGACAACGCGCTCCAGGTCCCCGGCCACGAATTCCCATGAGGGCGGCTCCAGGGTGACGTAGACCGGCTTGATGCCCAGGGAGGCCATGGTTACGATGTGATAGCCGTAATACGGCTCGAACACCACGACCTCGTCACCCTCGTTCAGGAGCGCCAGACAGGCGGCGTAGAACGCGCCCGTGGCCCCGGCAGAGGCCACCACCTGGCCTTCGGGGTCAACATCCATGCCGGTGTGGAACCGCTGCTTGGCCGCGATGGCCTGACGCAGCCGGGGCAGCCCGTCAAAGCGGGTGTAGGTGTTGATACCTGCGCGCATGGCCTCTTCCGCCCCCCGGAGGACCGGTTCGGGCACGGGCAGGTCGCACACGCCCTGGGCCAGGTTGACGCCGGACACCTTGGCACACTCGAGGGTCATGTTCCTGATTTCTGATTGAGCAACAAGCGGTCTGCGCTTGCTCATTTTCAACGACATGGAGTACTCTCCCGTTAAGAAGCTGAAATCTTCACAATGAGGGCACACCATATATGACTTCCTTAAGGAATAAAACCCTGGTGGTTACGGGTGCATCCATGGGCATAGGCGAGGCCCTGGCACTGGAGCTTGCAAAGGAAGGCGTGAACCTTGTCCTGGGGGCACGCACCGAAGACAAACTGCGTTCTACGCGCAACCGGTGCCGCGGGCTCGGCGTGAAAGCGGAATGTCTGGCCGGGGACGTGTCGTCGAGCAACGTGGCCCAGGAGTTGGTTCAGGCCGCCTTTGAACTGGGCAACTTCCACGGGTTCATCCACGCGGCAGGAGTGCTCGCGCCCGGCCCCACGGTCTGGGAGCTGAACAAGACCCGATTCCGTGAAGTCCTGGAAGCCTCCCTATGCGCCGGGCACCAGCTCATCCGCCACGCCGTGCCGCTCCTGATCAAACAAGGACATGGCCTGACGGTCTTTTTCGGGTCCGGGGCCGCAGAACGTGCCCAACCCGGCATCGGCGCATATTGTGTTGCCAAGGCCGCCGAGGAACACCTGGCCCGCCAACTGGCTGCGGAGGCCCCCGAAATCACGACCATAATCTGGCGGCCGGGCGTCGTGAGAACCCGTATGCAGACGGACGCCCGCAAGGCCGAGGGCGGCGGTGCGCAGCAACTCAAAGAAGTCTTCGAGCAATGGGATAATGACGGTCTGCTCATAACCCCGGGACAATCCGCGCGCGGCCTGGTGGATTTCCTGCTCGGCGAACCGGAACGCTATCACGGCCAGGTGGCCGACATTCGCAAAGTGGGAAACCCTGGTTGACGAAAACCTCGCTTCCCCATATAGGCTGAGGGAAGCAACATCCAATCCTCTGTTTCACAAGGAGAAACCATGAAAAAAATTCTGTTCGCCCTCTGCCTGATTCTGACCCTCGGCCTGCTCACCGGTTGCGGCGACGATGTCAGCGACGATCCCAACCTGTCCGAGGAAGGCAAGACCGTCGTCACCGAGATGGGCGGCCCCTTCACCGCTTCCGAATTCGATAAATTCCTTGAAGACCTGCCGAAAATGCCCGGTCTGACCGCTGAAAGCCAGCAGGACATCGGGGATGCATCCGGTGCCGCCCTGAGCGAGGCGGTCATGAGCGCGGCCAAGGCCGCCGGCTGGGACGAGGAACGGTTCATGTATATTTACAGCCACACCATGACCATGGTGAGCCTGGAACAGATGGACAAGATCCGTGCGCAGATGGAAACCCAGCTCAAGGATCTGCCCGAAGAACAGAAAAAGATCATGGAACAGATGATGGGCCAGCAAATCGGCGGCCAGGCTGAAGCCATGCAAGCTGAAGTGGATCAGC
This region of Pseudodesulfovibrio sp. S3 genomic DNA includes:
- a CDS encoding cation:proton antiporter, which produces MCNQFEQYATAFTESPKDAQPRTIDAFMHFDPLVIVLAFGCGYLVSRLGLPPLVGYLLAGFALSTQGYASGPAIQGIAEIGVTILLFTIGLKLRIRSLLRPEVWAGASLHMLLTVALFSAGLMGLTAAGFSFFSDLDLNTALLIAFALSFSSTVFAVKILEESGRSSSLNGRTAIGVLIIQDIFAVLFLAFSTGKLPTAWALAVLGSLPVARWLFMRILNRIGHGELQVLFGFFLAFVAGAWAFDLVGLKADLGALIMGMLLAPHARANDLAKSLYSIKDFLLVGFFLEIGLAGLPSMETLNAALLLTLALPVKVTLFFLLFTRFRLKARTSLITSLNLANYSEFGLIVGGLAAANGWLSREWLLAMAIALSISFILASPLNRTADSLFEAIHDILERFETVERHPDEEPFQAGTWQIAILGMGRVGMGAYDYFTDKFGPVVLGIDQNAYTVDSQLEQGRQLLLADVTDPDFWRKLPPELPELKLYVLTMPKLESQLYVIKKLKERGFQGNIAAMAQYDDELTLLREAGVHTAFNVFAEAGVGLGSHICREAQSLQIKPVGKDEA
- a CDS encoding 4Fe-4S binding protein, which translates into the protein MKKPTPARFRMAIQAAFTLFCVYTGFRFVLFLNWVAGKSDTFAAKPGAVEGFLPISGLLGLRKLLDTGQWDDVHPAGLSIFVAVLIMAFLFRKGFCGYICPVGFLSGLLERAGQRLGLAVIPPRWLDLPLTGLKYLLLGGFLLAVFSMDARSLESFIASPFNMASDARMLAFFTSPSALSLTVIAGLAGASLIVRNFWCRYLCPYGALLGLLALTGPTHIRRDAETCIGCGRCSARCPSGIEVEKKVLVRSPECIGCAECVGSCPVQGCLSFTVPGRRTVPWQIVGIGTVLVLLLVWAWAESTGHWDSQVPPAMLKRIYLMALGPM
- a CDS encoding TraR/DksA C4-type zinc finger protein, coding for MTESQKREFKVYAREEIAALKAEIPRLKELVKPVAPDNAIGRISRMDNIVNQSVSEAQLSKSKVRLVRLQDALKRVDEDEDFGLCIDCGDPIPMARLQAMPETQFCVQCAE
- a CDS encoding pyridoxal phosphate-dependent aminotransferase, with the protein product MSLKMSKRRPLVAQSEIRNMTLECAKVSGVNLAQGVCDLPVPEPVLRGAEEAMRAGINTYTRFDGLPRLRQAIAAKQRFHTGMDVDPEGQVVASAGATGAFYAACLALLNEGDEVVVFEPYYGYHIVTMASLGIKPVYVTLEPPSWEFVAGDLERVVTARTRALILNTPSNPAGKVFDRAELELIADFAQAHDLFVFTDEIYEHFVFDGLKHVSPATLPGMARRTITISGLSKVFSITGWRLGYAICDPEWALPIGHFNDLVYVCAPAPLQIGAAKGLEELGAEYYQGVSDDHQMKRDRFCGTLRDIGLTPHVPRGAYYTLADVTGLPGSTAKERALYLLEKTGVACVPGSAFYSGPVGETLVRFCFAKEMDILEDAMHRLGRLT
- a CDS encoding SDR family NAD(P)-dependent oxidoreductase, encoding MTSLRNKTLVVTGASMGIGEALALELAKEGVNLVLGARTEDKLRSTRNRCRGLGVKAECLAGDVSSSNVAQELVQAAFELGNFHGFIHAAGVLAPGPTVWELNKTRFREVLEASLCAGHQLIRHAVPLLIKQGHGLTVFFGSGAAERAQPGIGAYCVAKAAEEHLARQLAAEAPEITTIIWRPGVVRTRMQTDARKAEGGGAQQLKEVFEQWDNDGLLITPGQSARGLVDFLLGEPERYHGQVADIRKVGNPG